A DNA window from Planctomycetota bacterium contains the following coding sequences:
- a CDS encoding NifU N-terminal domain-containing protein → MPYRIVEVVQTPNPDALKFVLDASPAPDRPRSVRSRAEAADPLAGALMAIEGVSHVLIHDGWITVSRTPGTPWDALRRRVAEALAAAPGPA, encoded by the coding sequence GTGCCCTACCGCATCGTGGAAGTCGTCCAGACGCCCAACCCCGACGCGCTCAAGTTCGTCCTCGACGCCTCTCCCGCGCCCGACCGTCCCCGCTCCGTGCGGTCCCGGGCCGAGGCCGCCGATCCGCTCGCCGGCGCTCTGATGGCCATCGAGGGAGTGTCGCACGTGCTCATCCACGACGGCTGGATCACCGTCTCCCGCACTCCCGGCACACCCTGGGACGCCCTCCGCCGGCGCGTCGCCGAAGCCCTCGCCGCGGCGCCGGGCCCCGCGTGA
- the cdaA gene encoding diadenylate cyclase CdaA, with product MFTDRPQALIDRLGNYSLWEVALELALIWVVVYVVIRFVQGTRAAGALKGLLLLLVAITIASRVLGGSDAFQRLTYLYDKFIALAAVALIVIFQPELRRALVRLGETPFLRGSPKDVQHVASEIAAACTYLSRSKFGALIVLERNTPLAGVVEGGTVLGAELSARLLQTIFFPGSALHDLAVIVKGRTVHAAGVQLPLAEPEEMRDASLGSRHRAAVGVSKEADALVVVVSEETGSIRIAERGRLAGPFTPAQLRDELTVRLSKTPVLAGPRASEPERGVETPEEASERSV from the coding sequence ATGTTCACGGACCGCCCGCAAGCGCTGATCGACCGGCTGGGGAACTACTCCCTATGGGAGGTCGCGCTCGAATTGGCGCTCATCTGGGTCGTGGTGTACGTGGTGATCCGGTTCGTGCAGGGGACTCGTGCGGCGGGGGCGCTCAAGGGCCTGCTGCTGCTGCTCGTCGCGATCACCATCGCGTCGCGGGTGCTGGGAGGCTCCGACGCGTTCCAAAGGCTGACATACCTGTACGACAAGTTCATCGCGCTGGCGGCGGTGGCGCTCATCGTGATCTTCCAGCCCGAACTGCGCCGGGCGCTGGTGCGCCTCGGCGAGACCCCGTTCCTGCGGGGATCGCCCAAGGACGTGCAGCACGTGGCGTCGGAGATCGCGGCGGCGTGCACGTACCTGTCTCGCTCGAAGTTCGGGGCCCTCATCGTGCTCGAGCGCAACACCCCGCTCGCGGGCGTGGTGGAAGGCGGAACCGTGCTGGGGGCCGAGTTGTCGGCCCGGCTGCTGCAGACGATTTTCTTTCCGGGATCGGCGCTGCACGACCTGGCGGTGATCGTGAAGGGTCGGACGGTGCACGCGGCGGGGGTGCAGTTGCCCCTCGCCGAGCCCGAGGAGATGCGCGACGCGTCGCTGGGGTCTCGCCACCGGGCGGCGGTGGGCGTGTCGAAGGAAGCGGACGCGCTGGTGGTGGTGGTGAGCGAAGAGACGGGGTCGATCCGCATCGCGGAGCGCGGGCGACTCGCCGGGCCCTTCACGCCGGCCCAACTGCGCGATGAACTGACGGTGCGGCTGTCGAAGACGCCGGTGCTGGCCGGGCCCAGGGCGTCGGAGCCCGAGCGGGGTGTCGAAACGCCGGAAGAGGCTTCGGAACGGAGCGTGTGA
- a CDS encoding A/G-specific adenine glycosylase yields MKPPLAEPDAHERVPVALVRWFEQSRRPFPWRKVNPRTGRRDPYRALVSEFMLQQTQASRVEPAFRAFVRRFPSVRALARAHPDEVRRAWSGLGYYRRASMLHAAACEIVSRFGGVVPRDAAALRTLPGVGAYTAGAIASIVYNEREPIVDGNVLRVLLRLHGRDGAADDPASVSWAWAQARHLAADPRVQPGEVNEGIMEFGALVCTPAAPRCDACPLARQCVARRTGRVHEIPRPKRPPPRAEVHLHVLVVTDLAGRVLLEQLPADGLWARLWAPPTIAGADADLARDAARRGLSLLPAGELARTLTHRRVRLRLWRAHVPTRPRPSRTRRWVLPDALVDQGVPSAHVAAVRAALAAARP; encoded by the coding sequence GTGAAACCTCCTCTCGCCGAGCCTGACGCACACGAGCGCGTCCCCGTCGCGCTCGTCCGGTGGTTCGAGCAGTCCCGCCGCCCCTTTCCCTGGCGGAAGGTAAACCCCCGCACCGGGCGGCGTGATCCGTACCGCGCCCTCGTCAGCGAGTTCATGCTCCAGCAGACGCAGGCGTCGCGCGTCGAGCCCGCCTTCCGCGCGTTCGTCCGCCGGTTTCCTTCCGTGCGCGCGCTGGCCCGCGCGCATCCCGACGAGGTGCGCCGCGCCTGGTCGGGCCTTGGGTATTACCGGCGAGCCTCGATGCTCCACGCCGCCGCTTGTGAGATCGTCTCGCGGTTCGGGGGCGTCGTCCCGCGCGACGCCGCGGCGCTGCGCACGCTGCCGGGGGTGGGGGCGTACACCGCCGGCGCGATCGCGTCGATCGTGTACAACGAGCGCGAGCCCATCGTCGACGGCAACGTCCTGCGCGTGCTGCTGCGTCTGCACGGACGCGACGGCGCGGCCGACGACCCCGCCTCGGTCTCGTGGGCCTGGGCGCAGGCCCGCCACCTCGCCGCCGACCCGCGCGTGCAGCCGGGCGAGGTGAACGAGGGCATCATGGAGTTCGGCGCGCTCGTCTGCACCCCGGCCGCCCCGCGCTGCGACGCCTGCCCGCTCGCCCGGCAGTGCGTCGCGCGCCGCACGGGACGCGTGCACGAGATCCCCCGTCCCAAGCGCCCGCCCCCGCGGGCCGAGGTGCACCTGCACGTGCTCGTCGTGACCGACCTCGCCGGACGCGTGCTGCTGGAGCAACTGCCCGCCGACGGCCTGTGGGCCCGCCTCTGGGCGCCCCCGACCATCGCCGGCGCCGACGCCGACCTCGCGCGCGACGCGGCCCGGCGCGGGCTTTCGCTCCTCCCCGCGGGCGAACTCGCGCGCACGCTCACGCACCGGCGGGTGCGGCTGCGCCTGTGGCGTGCACACGTCCCGACCCGCCCGCGCCCTTCCCGGACGCGCCGCTGGGTGCTGCCCGATGCGCTCGTCGACCAGGGCGTGCCCAGCGCCCACGTCGCGGCGGTCCGGGCCGCGCTCGCCGCGGCCCGCCCCTGA
- the atpA gene encoding F0F1 ATP synthase subunit alpha, which translates to MKIRADEIATVIKNEIAQFGADLEVSEVGRVVEVGDGIARIYGLSKAMAGELLEFQTAEGAVMGQVFNLELDTVGAVIYGDYLSVKEGDMVKSTGRLLEVPVGEGLLGRVVDPLGRPIDDAGPIQAAAYRKVDIIAPGIAERQPVHEPLQTGIKAVDAMIPIGRGQRELIIGDRKTGKTAVALDTIINQKQYWGTPDAVVCIYVAVGQKESTVAGVVETLKKNGAMDYTIVVNAASSAPAPMQYIAPYSGCAMGEYFMWQGMQGKTPKHALCIYDDLSKQAVAYRQLSLLLRRPPGREAFPGDVFYLHSRLLERATKLSNENGAGSLTALPVIETQEGDVSAYIPTNVISITDGQIYLEPELFFSGVRPAINVGISVSRVGGNAQVKAMKKIAGSLRLDLAAARELEAFAQLGTELDKATQRQLDRGRRMVELLKQGQYTPFHIVDQVISIFAGSKGYMDDIAVTNVRQFESGLLEYFKGVGKPVWDELNAKRALDADLEKKLESAIKAYKSTFKAEK; encoded by the coding sequence GTGAAAATCCGCGCCGACGAGATCGCCACCGTCATCAAGAACGAGATCGCCCAGTTCGGGGCCGACCTGGAAGTGTCCGAGGTCGGACGGGTGGTGGAGGTCGGCGACGGCATCGCGCGGATCTACGGCCTGAGCAAGGCGATGGCGGGCGAACTGCTGGAGTTCCAGACCGCCGAGGGCGCCGTGATGGGCCAGGTGTTCAACCTCGAGCTCGACACGGTCGGCGCGGTCATCTACGGCGACTACCTGTCCGTCAAGGAAGGCGACATGGTCAAGTCGACCGGCCGCCTGCTCGAGGTGCCCGTCGGCGAGGGGCTGCTGGGGCGCGTGGTGGACCCGCTGGGGCGCCCGATCGACGACGCGGGCCCGATCCAGGCGGCGGCGTACCGGAAGGTCGACATCATCGCCCCGGGCATCGCCGAGCGTCAGCCGGTGCACGAGCCCCTGCAGACGGGCATCAAGGCGGTCGACGCCATGATCCCGATCGGGCGCGGGCAGCGCGAGCTGATCATCGGCGACCGCAAGACGGGCAAGACGGCGGTCGCGCTCGACACGATCATCAACCAGAAGCAGTACTGGGGCACGCCCGACGCGGTGGTGTGCATCTACGTCGCCGTCGGCCAGAAGGAGTCGACGGTCGCGGGCGTGGTGGAGACGCTGAAGAAGAACGGCGCGATGGACTACACGATCGTGGTGAACGCCGCCAGTTCGGCGCCCGCGCCGATGCAGTACATCGCGCCGTACTCGGGCTGCGCGATGGGCGAGTACTTCATGTGGCAGGGCATGCAGGGCAAGACGCCCAAGCACGCCCTGTGCATCTACGACGACTTGTCGAAGCAGGCCGTCGCGTACCGCCAGTTGTCGCTGCTGCTGCGTCGCCCGCCGGGGCGTGAGGCCTTCCCGGGCGACGTGTTCTATCTCCACAGCCGCCTGCTGGAGCGCGCGACCAAGCTGAGCAACGAGAACGGCGCCGGCTCGCTGACGGCCCTGCCCGTCATCGAGACGCAGGAGGGCGACGTGTCGGCGTACATCCCCACGAACGTGATCTCGATCACCGACGGGCAGATCTACCTCGAGCCCGAACTGTTCTTCAGCGGCGTGCGCCCCGCCATCAACGTCGGTATCTCGGTGTCGCGCGTCGGCGGCAACGCCCAGGTGAAGGCGATGAAGAAGATCGCCGGCTCGCTGCGCCTGGACCTGGCCGCGGCCCGCGAACTCGAGGCCTTCGCGCAGCTCGGCACCGAGCTCGACAAGGCCACGCAGCGCCAGCTCGACCGCGGGCGCCGCATGGTGGAGCTGCTCAAGCAGGGGCAGTACACGCCCTTCCACATCGTGGACCAGGTGATCTCAATCTTCGCCGGCTCGAAGGGCTACATGGACGACATCGCGGTGACGAACGTCCGGCAGTTCGAGAGCGGGCTGCT